DNA sequence from the Leptospira limi genome:
TTTTATTTAGATGAAGGAAAAGGAGATGAAATCATCCTCCTGTTGCCTGGTTTTTTGACCACTTCCTATAACTATCGCAAACTAATTGAATTGTTATCGACTCACTACCGTGTTTTGGCTTTGGACTTTTTAGGAACTGGATTTAGTAGTCGTCCTGACGGTCCTTTATCACATCGATTACAAGCTCATTATTTATCTCCTTTTTTAGAGAAAGTTGTAGGTGATAAAAAAGTACATGTTGTTGCTTTTGATTATGCATTACCAATTATGTGTTTTGCATTTAAAGATCAGACAAACCAATATAAATCATTATCCATATTAGGTGGGTTTATGAACTTACCTAAATTTAAATTCTACTTTCCGTTACATTTTCTTCGTTTGCCAATCATTGGTGAAATTTTTTCTTTTTTGTTTCGCCCACCACTACTTCGATTTTTTTATAAATGGTTTCTCGTAAAAAAAAGCCATCATTTCACAAGTGAATGGGAGAAGACCATGTATCACTTGTTATTTGAGGGAAAAAATCGCAAAAATACGTTAGAATTCATTCGTAATGTAGACAGGTCCACTCATGCCCTTCGTGAGATTGAAGAAGGTGCCAAACAATTTGTTGGATTACGACAAATTTACATAGGGGAAGAAGATTTTCGCATTTCTCCAAACCAAACTGAATACATGAAAGAAACTCTAAGGACCAGTAGTTTAGTGTTTTTGCCTTGTAAACATCTAGCGATGGAAGAATGCCCAACAGTAGTCTTCGAAAAACTTCATTATTTTGTAGATAGTTTTTCTCATAAAAAAACCAAAACATTCCATTTTAACAAAAGCAATAAGGACTAATATGGAAAGACTGATCTCGAAAATTAATCCACTCTCATCCGATTTTATATCAAATCGAACTACTTATTTAGAAACCCTTGTACCGATACGAAAGATTATCGAACAAGTGAAGTTAGGTGGTGGTAAAAAAGCCCTTGAGAAACATAAATCAAGAGGTAAACTCACTGCTCGCGAACGAATCAGTGAATTGATAGATGCAGATACTGAGTTTATGGAAATTTGTGGCCTTGCTGCTGAAGGTGTTTACCCAGACCCAGTTCCATCTGCTGGAATTATCACAGGGATTGGAAAAGTAGAAGGTGTAGATTGTATGATTGTTGCCAATGATGCAACCGTCAAAGGGGGAACATATTATCCCTTAACAGTCAAAAAACATGTAAG
Encoded proteins:
- a CDS encoding alpha/beta fold hydrolase, translated to MTPSLLAHINSGKSVEIDGLSFFYLDEGKGDEIILLLPGFLTTSYNYRKLIELLSTHYRVLALDFLGTGFSSRPDGPLSHRLQAHYLSPFLEKVVGDKKVHVVAFDYALPIMCFAFKDQTNQYKSLSILGGFMNLPKFKFYFPLHFLRLPIIGEIFSFLFRPPLLRFFYKWFLVKKSHHFTSEWEKTMYHLLFEGKNRKNTLEFIRNVDRSTHALREIEEGAKQFVGLRQIYIGEEDFRISPNQTEYMKETLRTSSLVFLPCKHLAMEECPTVVFEKLHYFVDSFSHKKTKTFHFNKSNKD